In one Deltaproteobacteria bacterium genomic region, the following are encoded:
- a CDS encoding trypsin-like peptidase domain-containing protein: MMISRKLRLLSFLLAISSCGDTKNTTDLNLPTFFDLSEAPVKIQNAAKAVVRIETKINYGTGSFISDSGLLLTNDHVLGGSVCAIEGCWVKLSFNYQIDMPFQQPIFAYAVPVSVDAILDMAIVQIFENPTGPKLKTSNYLDINSRNLASLLGTHVTVVGHPKGRLKKWSDGFVYNIYGDWFYSTGYALPGDSGSPVLDDNGKIVGLLHRSANSLDIITSEGINVFFVGTASESLLNARDIPQLSSLISVAESTTNDSALTNNLIYLNAGISTVLIDTSFENLLSLLAQACDIALAHSKYLSIDEFDIAIKPCKNAFAWIECRADVETTPYGKECPTDVDAWRSRFMTIANNKITTNNLFDLYFYTDAVIRLEQSVTEGKEAARQNLEQVLVITNPTINYFLTSYLAYYEINSYAGIDIIDYVQNYKNVLHYKQQASTIALTAQWLYQHSKISSNVFFSLLSDLHKDNQVSVGDKLFIEELEYIY; encoded by the coding sequence ATGATGATATCTAGAAAATTGAGGTTGTTATCGTTCTTGCTTGCTATTTCAAGTTGTGGGGATACCAAGAATACAACAGATCTTAACCTACCAACTTTTTTCGATCTTAGTGAAGCCCCTGTAAAAATTCAAAACGCCGCTAAAGCAGTGGTTCGTATAGAAACAAAAATAAACTATGGAACTGGCTCATTCATCTCTGACTCTGGCTTATTGCTAACTAATGACCACGTGTTGGGTGGTTCAGTGTGCGCCATTGAGGGTTGTTGGGTAAAATTAAGTTTCAATTATCAAATAGATATGCCATTTCAGCAACCAATATTCGCCTATGCTGTACCTGTATCGGTGGACGCTATCCTCGATATGGCAATAGTGCAAATTTTCGAAAACCCAACTGGACCAAAGCTTAAAACCTCAAATTATTTAGATATTAACTCACGCAATTTAGCATCACTCCTTGGTACTCACGTTACTGTTGTGGGCCATCCTAAAGGCAGATTAAAAAAATGGAGTGATGGTTTTGTATACAATATTTATGGTGATTGGTTTTATAGCACTGGTTATGCATTACCTGGCGATAGTGGATCACCAGTACTTGATGATAACGGAAAAATCGTTGGTTTATTGCACCGTTCGGCTAACTCACTAGATATAATTACAAGTGAAGGTATTAATGTGTTCTTTGTTGGTACTGCGTCAGAATCTCTTCTCAACGCCAGAGACATACCTCAATTATCTTCTTTAATCTCCGTAGCTGAAAGTACAACAAATGATTCAGCGTTAACGAACAATCTGATTTATCTTAATGCTGGGATTTCGACAGTATTAATAGACACCTCATTCGAAAACTTACTGTCACTATTAGCACAAGCTTGCGATATCGCTTTGGCGCACTCCAAATATTTATCAATTGATGAATTTGATATCGCTATAAAACCTTGCAAGAATGCTTTTGCCTGGATTGAGTGCCGTGCCGACGTCGAAACGACACCATATGGTAAAGAATGTCCAACTGATGTTGATGCTTGGCGTTCCCGTTTTATGACAATTGCAAACAACAAAATTACTACTAATAATTTATTTGACCTATATTTCTATACTGATGCGGTCATACGTCTTGAGCAATCTGTAACTGAAGGAAAAGAAGCTGCACGTCAAAACTTAGAGCAAGTATTAGTAATAACCAATCCGACTATAAATTATTTTCTGACCTCTTATTTAGCTTATTATGAGATTAACAGCTACGCTGGGATTGACATTATTGATTACGTGCAAAATTATAAAAATGTTTTACACTATAAACAACAAGCATCTACAATCGCTTTAACAGCCCAATGGCTATATCAACACAGCAAAATTAGTAGCAATGTTTTCTTTTCGCTGCTATCTGATTTACATAAAGACAACCAAGTAAGCGTTGGCGATAAACTTTTTATAGAAGAGTTAGAATATATTTATTAA
- the pyrR gene encoding bifunctional pyr operon transcriptional regulator/uracil phosphoribosyltransferase PyrR, producing the protein MSTIVLDATEIEQAITDMASKLIANQQDAPWAVIGIKRGGEALAHRLAAHIEKLSGQIPPIGMVDITLYRDDGFGPHDWPVVGSSQIPFKIPQYTVILADDVLYTGRTVRAAFDAILDYGRPKAIRLAVLIDRGLRELPIAADVVGKIAATAADDHVDVTLGKVSNLTDIAIITKREGITRQSGSSRYISGSQK; encoded by the coding sequence ATGTCTACAATTGTCTTAGACGCAACTGAAATTGAGCAAGCTATTACTGATATGGCCTCAAAATTAATTGCTAATCAGCAAGATGCTCCATGGGCTGTAATTGGTATTAAACGTGGTGGCGAAGCATTAGCACATCGCCTAGCGGCTCATATTGAAAAATTAAGTGGGCAAATACCACCTATCGGGATGGTTGATATAACCTTATATCGTGATGACGGATTTGGCCCACATGATTGGCCGGTAGTAGGCAGTAGCCAAATACCATTTAAAATACCGCAATATACAGTGATTTTAGCAGATGATGTCTTATACACTGGTCGTACTGTTCGTGCTGCTTTTGATGCAATTTTGGATTACGGTAGACCCAAAGCTATTCGATTGGCAGTACTAATTGATCGAGGTTTGCGTGAATTGCCAATAGCTGCTGATGTAGTCGGTAAAATTGCAGCTACCGCCGCTGATGACCACGTTGATGTTACTTTGGGTAAAGTAAGTAATTTAACTGATATTGCAATTATTACTAAACGAGAGGGAATTACACGCCAAAGCGGCAGCTCACGCTATATTTCAGGGAGTCAAAAATGA
- a CDS encoding methyltransferase: MKTTRDTLWNGDLLFEQPARGYGYRFNLDPILLSGFVSPAVQVVDLGAGIGIIGILLLAMGKAKQVTAVEIQTSLAQLADKNIQNNGYTNRMKIINDDLRQVEISHADLVVFNPPYFRNNEGHGASEYSRDIARHERNGTLADFVAKAIKLATRPKNTHAVHSIIGRVGAIIPVRRGEELEKLLISNKHITILRRRFVQPREQSAAKYLLIEASYQEHNEIYKNNTLTENPLIVHKDDGRSYTDEVCELLRDW, translated from the coding sequence ATGAAAACTACTAGAGATACTTTATGGAATGGAGATCTTCTATTTGAGCAACCAGCGCGTGGTTATGGCTATCGTTTTAATCTAGACCCAATTTTATTGTCAGGTTTTGTCAGCCCTGCTGTTCAGGTTGTCGATTTAGGAGCAGGTATAGGTATTATTGGGATTCTTTTGCTAGCCATGGGCAAAGCAAAGCAAGTCACCGCAGTTGAAATCCAAACATCGCTTGCGCAATTGGCGGATAAAAACATTCAAAATAATGGTTATACAAATCGAATGAAGATAATAAACGATGATTTGCGCCAAGTTGAAATTTCTCACGCTGATCTTGTTGTTTTCAATCCACCATATTTTCGCAATAATGAAGGCCATGGTGCTAGTGAATATAGTCGTGATATAGCCCGCCATGAACGAAATGGGACTTTAGCTGATTTTGTTGCTAAAGCGATTAAACTAGCAACCAGACCTAAAAACACTCATGCGGTACATTCAATAATCGGAAGGGTGGGGGCTATAATACCAGTACGCAGAGGCGAAGAGTTAGAAAAACTTCTTATCAGCAATAAACATATCACTATTTTACGACGACGTTTTGTACAACCTCGCGAACAATCGGCTGCTAAATATTTGCTTATCGAAGCTTCATATCAAGAACACAATGAAATCTACAAAAATAATACCCTAACTGAAAATCCATTAATTGTTCACAAAGATGATGGGCGTTCTTATACTGATGAAGTCTGTGAATTATTGCGAGATTGGTGA
- a CDS encoding DUF3369 domain-containing protein, translating into MARKYKQIGESIASILLIDDNLEYLEATRMLLQREGYSITTVASCLSALDIVTKNYFDLILVDYYMPNFTGEEFIKELRTFNKTVQVILQTGYASENPPRELLRKLDIQGFFDKSEGPSKLLFYIDIGIKAARTIQLAQKSKEGLSYILNNAPDLYRLQSFDELMQSILTHLINLLKMSNTLSIIFMNNQLSEIKDSNYKKIDAFIAIADEQYGYTVKIGAGRFSQKGPVSLYFKHDEMDLVNEAFISGNVLLSSNLCTFIPLKTKDSRVGFVYLEHEISNEEDKDLLKLFANQVAIAINNAKIS; encoded by the coding sequence GTGGCAAGGAAGTATAAGCAGATTGGCGAATCCATAGCGTCCATTCTCTTAATTGATGATAATCTTGAATATCTCGAAGCCACGCGAATGCTTTTGCAACGTGAGGGTTATTCAATTACCACTGTGGCCTCATGTCTTAGTGCCCTTGATATTGTAACAAAAAATTATTTCGATCTTATACTTGTTGATTATTATATGCCCAATTTTACTGGGGAGGAGTTTATCAAAGAATTGCGGACTTTTAATAAGACCGTTCAAGTAATTCTCCAAACGGGATATGCAAGCGAGAATCCTCCACGTGAGCTACTTCGTAAATTAGACATTCAAGGTTTTTTCGATAAAAGCGAGGGGCCGAGCAAACTTCTGTTTTATATTGATATTGGAATCAAAGCGGCACGTACAATTCAACTGGCCCAAAAGAGTAAGGAAGGACTAAGTTATATTCTTAATAATGCCCCAGACCTTTATCGATTGCAATCTTTTGACGAATTAATGCAGAGTATTTTAACCCATTTAATAAACCTATTAAAAATGAGCAACACCTTATCAATAATATTTATGAACAATCAGCTTTCTGAAATAAAAGATAGCAATTATAAAAAAATAGACGCCTTCATCGCGATTGCTGATGAGCAATATGGGTATACTGTAAAAATAGGAGCAGGACGTTTTTCTCAAAAAGGTCCTGTTTCATTATATTTTAAACACGATGAAATGGATCTTGTAAACGAGGCTTTTATATCGGGCAATGTCTTATTGTCATCTAACCTATGCACTTTTATACCACTTAAAACAAAAGATAGCAGAGTTGGATTTGTCTATCTTGAGCATGAAATTTCAAATGAAGAAGATAAAGATCTGCTTAAGCTATTTGCAAATCAGGTAGCGATAGCGATTAATAACGCCAAAATAAGCTAA
- a CDS encoding aspartate carbamoyltransferase catalytic subunit: protein MIAGQHLLGIRDLTVDQIYAILDAARGFKDISRRLIKKVPSLRGRSIMTVFYEASTRTRMSFELAAKRLSADISNIQTAGSSVKKGESLLDTMQNLDAMQLDAVIIRHHDSGAPHYLANRLKARVINAGDGQHEHPTQALLDMLTIQDYFEKFEGLEVAIIGDILHSRVARSNLIGLHKLGAKLRVFGPKTLIPLGLAETYGCTVCANLEQALDGVHVAMTLRLQRERMSAGLLPDLREYAVEYGINSNRLKHIRKEGILMHPGPVNRGVELAPDVMDGERSVILEQVENGVAVRMAVMYLILGGEAHE from the coding sequence ATGATTGCAGGACAACACCTGCTTGGAATACGTGATCTTACAGTCGACCAAATATACGCCATTTTAGATGCAGCTCGTGGATTCAAAGACATTTCGCGTCGGTTAATAAAAAAAGTTCCGTCTTTACGAGGTCGTAGCATAATGACGGTTTTTTACGAGGCATCCACACGCACGAGAATGAGTTTTGAGTTAGCTGCTAAAAGACTTTCTGCTGACATTTCAAACATTCAAACGGCGGGTTCATCAGTAAAGAAGGGCGAAAGTCTTCTTGATACCATGCAAAACCTCGATGCTATGCAATTGGATGCAGTCATTATACGCCATCATGACTCAGGTGCGCCGCATTATTTAGCAAATCGCCTTAAAGCTCGGGTAATAAATGCAGGTGACGGTCAGCATGAACATCCGACCCAAGCGCTACTTGATATGCTCACCATCCAAGACTATTTTGAAAAATTTGAAGGACTTGAAGTAGCAATAATTGGTGATATCCTACATTCAAGAGTAGCTCGTTCAAATCTTATAGGTCTTCACAAACTTGGTGCTAAGCTACGGGTTTTTGGTCCCAAGACACTAATCCCATTAGGTTTAGCTGAAACATACGGCTGTACTGTTTGCGCAAATTTGGAACAGGCTTTAGACGGTGTGCATGTTGCAATGACTTTGCGCCTACAACGAGAGCGCATGAGTGCGGGTTTATTACCAGATCTACGGGAATATGCAGTTGAATACGGTATAAATTCTAACCGTTTAAAACATATTCGCAAAGAAGGCATTCTTATGCATCCGGGCCCAGTCAATCGCGGAGTTGAACTTGCACCTGATGTTATGGATGGGGAAAGAAGCGTTATTCTTGAGCAAGTAGAAAATGGAGTAGCTGTACGTATGGCAGTTATGTATTTAATTTTAGGAGGCGAAGCGCATGAATGA
- a CDS encoding dihydroorotase has protein sequence MNDNDCADEFVIIRGGRVLDPASNTDAVCDIRIENGVIAAIGSVQQNLGGENYIREIDASNKWVVPGLIDMHVHLREPGEEYKEDIATGSLAAAAGGFTTIAAMPNTHPVADNAEVVSYVARRGSEVGLVRVLPVGAISIGLNGEIMAPVGELKRAGAVALSDDGKSVGNARLMRHALEYSQDFDMPVLSHAEEHNLSKDGHMNEGPTATRLGLRGIPAIAEEIAINRDIMLAEYTGGRLHICHVSTEKSVEMVRLAKKRGVKITAEATPHHFTLNEESVINYKTNAKMNPPLRSEKDRLALIAGMADGTIDVIATDHAPHSIIEKDTTFADAAFGVIGLQTALPLSLNLWRNGSLPLLKIFELLTFGPARVLGIPYGRLTQGSTADITIIDPDVSWNLSINDILSKSKNSPFIGHCLQGRIEVTMLQGRIRFKRKGD, from the coding sequence ATGAATGACAACGATTGCGCTGATGAATTTGTTATAATCAGGGGTGGAAGAGTACTTGATCCTGCTTCAAATACTGATGCAGTTTGCGATATTCGCATAGAAAATGGTGTTATTGCAGCTATTGGTAGTGTCCAACAAAATCTAGGTGGTGAAAATTATATACGTGAAATTGATGCCAGCAATAAATGGGTGGTTCCTGGCCTTATAGATATGCATGTACATCTTCGCGAACCCGGAGAAGAATATAAAGAAGATATTGCTACTGGCTCACTGGCGGCGGCAGCTGGTGGTTTTACTACTATCGCTGCAATGCCGAACACTCACCCGGTAGCTGATAACGCTGAAGTTGTTTCTTATGTTGCTCGTCGGGGTTCGGAAGTTGGTTTAGTACGCGTTTTACCTGTTGGTGCAATTAGTATCGGCCTCAATGGCGAGATTATGGCTCCGGTTGGTGAACTAAAACGGGCTGGTGCCGTAGCGCTAAGTGATGATGGTAAGAGTGTAGGAAATGCTCGCTTGATGCGCCATGCACTTGAATACTCGCAAGATTTTGACATGCCGGTGCTTTCGCATGCAGAAGAACATAATTTGTCAAAAGATGGGCATATGAATGAAGGTCCAACTGCTACCCGCCTTGGTCTTCGTGGCATTCCGGCTATTGCTGAAGAAATTGCTATTAATAGAGATATTATGTTAGCGGAATATACAGGCGGGCGATTGCATATTTGTCATGTATCTACTGAGAAATCTGTAGAAATGGTTCGTTTAGCGAAAAAACGAGGGGTAAAAATTACTGCTGAAGCAACCCCGCATCATTTTACATTAAATGAAGAATCTGTTATTAATTATAAAACCAACGCCAAAATGAATCCTCCTTTGCGTAGTGAAAAAGACCGTTTGGCTTTAATTGCAGGGATGGCGGATGGCACTATTGATGTAATTGCAACAGATCATGCACCACACTCAATTATTGAAAAAGATACAACATTTGCAGATGCAGCATTTGGAGTAATTGGTCTACAAACTGCTTTGCCACTATCGTTGAATTTATGGCGTAATGGTAGCTTACCGCTTTTAAAAATATTTGAATTATTAACTTTTGGTCCAGCAAGAGTTTTAGGTATTCCTTATGGTAGACTAACTCAGGGGAGTACGGCTGATATTACTATTATTGATCCGGATGTTAGTTGGAATTTATCAATTAACGACATATTATCTAAAAGCAAAAACTCTCCCTTTATAGGCCATTGTCTTCAAGGAAGAATAGAGGTTACCATGTTGCAAGGGCGTATAAGGTTCAAGAGAAAAGGTGATTAG
- a CDS encoding DEAD/DEAH box helicase translates to MTGSTLTHESPIRLTYQLEFTGKAQTILVKASLNIASDRLTESELKRMIKRLHPIDQTIAHELFSSSIFGQISDTQLARILPLLAHRETLFDSEPLKIEDRELTPRIEVTTSLANGLRIAMYFQDRRGERINLEGNRLLAGAQAFLMANGKLNPITSGAPWDLTAWSRQPIHEYKNALGPAQRDELVHSLSRIGVPPGDLQSLAVRRAPPDRIVASLYPFEQKGSIETELVLHAQYAGDLAPITTASHREIYMMAQEGQDCGLIERDLEAEHVAREQARHAGFRYDANRGRFIARGEAALRALDIQSGALPASWTITISGSAPRFHHNLQLNNRVELIADRGLLELNVDLKFGEQDDDTQLQTLIDMQDLLKWLAKDTKYIRLADGSFIAPNEKIRRGLRVLGELGADSNRILVSPLCIGLIRLLGESGTLAAVDANTKAWMDEVMGHSAPRQVEPPLQLTKILRDYQHRGLDWLMMLHRYCLTGILADDMGLGKTLQALALLQLVRDNTGPMPSLVVAPTSVLPVWSDEALRFTPNLKVLIWHGSPEERRDLSLKNSDLVVTSYGVLRRDIERFAECSFRYVILDEAQSAKNAATQNAKAVRRLKSERRLALTGTPIENRPEELWSAFDFLAPGFLGSLHSFRKRFARPIERGEDHALIMLSARVQPFVLRRLKSEVAKELPPKIESIVHCEMLPAQRALYDHMAGELRTSVKQKIASVGIERAHMSILAALTRLRQICCEPALLPVPEGIKTPESAKLSLFTELMREALESSRRVVVFSQFVEMQKRLIAVIRKLGVEPLWLHGGTRDRARVVSAFQDPAGPPVIVVSLKAGGTGVTLTRADTVMHYDPWWNPAVERQATDRTHRLGQKQKVTVYKLVTTNSIEERVVKMAGRKDDLAAKLLSSDGVNAKHITVDEILHLLD, encoded by the coding sequence ATGACAGGTAGCACATTAACCCACGAATCCCCTATTCGCTTAACTTATCAACTTGAATTCACCGGTAAGGCGCAGACAATATTAGTCAAAGCAAGTTTGAATATAGCTAGTGATCGTCTAACCGAAAGCGAATTAAAAAGGATGATTAAACGTCTGCATCCTATCGACCAAACCATAGCTCACGAATTATTCAGCTCTTCAATATTTGGTCAAATTTCTGATACTCAATTAGCTCGAATATTGCCTTTATTGGCACATAGAGAAACGCTGTTTGATAGCGAACCATTAAAGATTGAAGACCGAGAATTAACCCCACGTATCGAAGTGACTACCTCATTAGCAAATGGCTTGCGCATAGCAATGTATTTTCAAGATCGGCGAGGCGAACGCATTAATCTAGAGGGCAATCGATTGCTCGCAGGAGCTCAAGCTTTTTTAATGGCTAATGGCAAATTGAACCCCATTACATCAGGAGCCCCATGGGATCTTACCGCTTGGAGTCGTCAGCCAATACACGAGTATAAGAATGCGTTAGGACCAGCACAGCGTGATGAATTAGTTCATTCTTTATCACGAATCGGAGTACCCCCAGGTGATTTACAGTCCCTTGCCGTAAGGCGAGCACCACCTGATCGTATAGTCGCCAGCCTTTATCCGTTTGAACAAAAAGGCAGTATTGAAACTGAGTTGGTCTTACATGCCCAGTATGCTGGAGATTTGGCGCCAATAACCACTGCTAGTCATCGCGAAATTTATATGATGGCGCAAGAAGGCCAAGATTGCGGACTAATTGAACGTGATCTTGAAGCCGAACATGTAGCACGAGAACAAGCACGCCATGCAGGATTTCGTTATGATGCCAATCGAGGTCGTTTCATTGCTCGTGGTGAAGCAGCTTTACGTGCGCTTGATATACAAAGCGGTGCTTTACCTGCAAGCTGGACCATTACCATAAGTGGTAGCGCACCACGATTTCATCATAATTTGCAATTAAATAACCGTGTTGAATTGATTGCAGATCGTGGATTGTTGGAACTTAATGTAGATTTAAAATTTGGCGAACAAGACGACGATACTCAATTACAAACTCTTATCGATATGCAAGATCTACTAAAATGGTTAGCAAAAGATACCAAGTATATTCGTTTAGCAGATGGTTCTTTTATCGCGCCGAATGAGAAAATACGCCGTGGTCTGCGGGTACTTGGTGAGCTTGGTGCAGATAGTAACCGCATTCTTGTTAGTCCTTTATGCATTGGTTTAATTCGATTGCTGGGAGAAAGCGGTACTTTAGCTGCTGTCGATGCTAATACAAAAGCCTGGATGGACGAAGTAATGGGACACAGTGCTCCTCGTCAAGTAGAACCTCCTTTACAACTCACAAAAATTTTACGTGATTATCAGCATCGCGGTCTAGATTGGCTGATGATGCTGCATCGCTATTGCCTAACCGGCATTTTAGCTGATGATATGGGTTTAGGTAAAACGCTGCAAGCTTTAGCTTTATTGCAACTTGTACGTGATAACACCGGTCCAATGCCTTCATTAGTAGTGGCACCGACTTCGGTATTGCCTGTTTGGAGTGATGAAGCATTACGTTTTACTCCAAACCTGAAAGTACTTATTTGGCATGGTAGCCCGGAAGAGCGTCGTGATCTTTCTTTAAAAAATAGTGATTTAGTTGTTACTAGCTACGGTGTTTTACGTCGTGATATTGAACGCTTTGCAGAGTGCAGTTTTCGATATGTTATTCTTGATGAAGCGCAAAGTGCTAAAAATGCTGCCACTCAAAATGCCAAAGCGGTACGACGGCTTAAAAGCGAACGACGTTTGGCTTTGACCGGTACCCCTATTGAAAATCGACCCGAAGAGTTATGGTCAGCTTTTGACTTTTTGGCTCCTGGATTTTTAGGTTCGTTGCATTCATTTCGCAAACGTTTTGCTCGGCCCATTGAACGTGGTGAAGACCATGCACTAATAATGTTATCGGCAAGAGTGCAACCTTTTGTACTAAGGCGATTGAAAAGCGAAGTTGCCAAAGAACTGCCACCAAAAATCGAGTCTATTGTGCATTGTGAAATGTTGCCCGCTCAAAGAGCCCTTTATGACCACATGGCTGGAGAGCTACGCACTAGTGTAAAACAAAAAATTGCCAGTGTCGGTATTGAGCGTGCGCACATGAGTATTTTGGCGGCTTTAACACGTTTGCGTCAGATTTGCTGTGAACCTGCTCTACTACCAGTACCAGAAGGTATAAAAACCCCAGAATCAGCTAAATTATCTTTGTTTACTGAGCTTATGCGTGAAGCTTTAGAAAGCTCTCGTCGTGTGGTTGTATTTAGCCAATTTGTTGAAATGCAAAAACGTCTTATTGCTGTTATTCGTAAACTTGGCGTAGAGCCCTTATGGCTGCATGGTGGAACACGTGATCGAGCGCGTGTTGTTAGTGCCTTTCAAGATCCTGCAGGCCCACCAGTAATTGTTGTTAGTTTAAAAGCTGGTGGTACTGGTGTTACTCTCACTCGTGCAGATACGGTCATGCATTATGACCCTTGGTGGAATCCTGCGGTTGAGCGTCAAGCGACTGATCGTACTCATCGTTTAGGGCAGAAACAAAAGGTTACTGTCTATAAACTTGTCACCACTAACTCAATTGAAGAGCGAGTAGTTAAAATGGCTGGTCGTAAAGATGACTTGGCTGCTAAACTTTTATCTAGTGATGGCGTTAACGCAAAACATATTACGGTAGATGAAATATTACATTTACTTGATTAG
- a CDS encoding threonylcarbamoyl-AMP synthase, which yields MSSLSPVWLVVDSQNIRRNRPPWAQTVDFHEAIDIAEKAINLGKIVVFPTETFYGLAVDASNTDAIERLVINKGREAAKALALIAGTNEQVERWAEIPHTLALLAKKYWPGPLTLALPPKQDLPTALYSQNGTIGMRISSHPFAQQLAIKTGIITATSANITGEAPIKDASDLSPILSNTVDIVIDMGICFGGEPSTVVGLNDKGSIIVFREGAISRSDLKEVVGYYPHLASRRNG from the coding sequence ATGTCGTCTTTAAGCCCAGTTTGGTTAGTTGTTGACTCTCAAAATATTCGGCGAAATCGGCCTCCATGGGCACAAACAGTTGATTTCCATGAGGCTATTGATATTGCAGAAAAAGCCATAAACTTAGGAAAAATAGTGGTGTTTCCTACTGAGACATTCTATGGCCTCGCAGTTGATGCCAGCAATACAGATGCAATTGAGCGTTTAGTTATTAACAAGGGTCGCGAAGCAGCTAAAGCTTTAGCTCTTATAGCTGGCACAAATGAGCAAGTAGAACGCTGGGCTGAGATACCGCATACTTTAGCGCTCTTAGCAAAAAAATATTGGCCAGGGCCATTAACTTTAGCTTTGCCTCCAAAGCAAGATTTACCAACAGCTTTGTATTCACAGAATGGCACTATTGGTATGCGCATATCAAGCCATCCTTTTGCTCAGCAATTAGCTATTAAAACAGGTATTATTACTGCAACTAGCGCCAATATTACTGGTGAAGCCCCGATAAAAGATGCAAGCGATTTATCTCCTATATTGTCAAATACAGTAGATATTGTAATTGATATGGGCATATGTTTTGGTGGCGAGCCATCTACGGTAGTAGGGCTAAATGATAAGGGAAGTATTATAGTTTTTCGCGAAGGAGCGATCTCTCGCAGTGATTTAAAAGAAGTGGTTGGTTATTATCCTCATTTGGCATCACGTCGTAACGGATGA